Genomic segment of Harmonia axyridis chromosome 6, icHarAxyr1.1, whole genome shotgun sequence:
tataaataagattaaatagaaatatgttatttttatttatttaatattcacCCATATGTTTATTTAACATATGGTCGAAATATTGGTAGGACGGAAAAAGACATGATAGAAGAGAGCAGAGCAAAGGCAAGGTTGCATTGTTTTGTTTCGAGtagaaatttcataaaaacatTTAATGTTTTTATGAAACTTTTACTCGAAACAATACCAGAAATAATCTCATTAACCATCAGAATTGTAAGAATTTTATGTTTCGAGCACGATAAAGAATAATTTAGTATAATTCAATGTAATGTTCCAGAGTTTCTAAAGAAAATGAAGAGAAAACACAAATGATCGAACAAATGCAGACAGAAATAGAAAACTTAAAAATACAAATGACGAAGAAATCCAACGAGCATATTTAGAATTATGTAGTTTGAAAGAGAAGAATTTCCTCTTGTAAGAATCTAACGAGGATTTACAAACAAGCCTTTCATCACTTTCCAGTAGGGTCAGCTTTGATCAGTCACTAGAAGAAGAAAGGCTGTTGACAGGAGTCGCGCATTGTGGCGCTGGTTTGGCAAGAAACTTTGTTAGTTCATCGCCAAAATTATGTTGAATCTTTTGAATaagttattcaaaaaatgtaaaatatctgaagaagctactatGTAGCAAAACAAttgtaatatattattaattgattataataattcaaagtaGAAGTAGAAtcactgtcatttaatttttattaaaataatacTTCCTATTTTCTCttcattcttttttcaaaataattaactCGTCTCGACAACTAGGCCTTGACACATGGTACAGTGGTCTATTACTCCAGGTTTTAGATGTAATAATGTTtacaaaatatttatagaaaaggAAATGTTGTAGTACTATAGTTACATTGATCAAATATGATTGTACAATTGGCAatctttcagaaatttcattGTTGCTTCAATTTGTGTTGCTGAGCTGAGGTTGTCCTTAACGTATTCGGTTTCCGAAATTTAGCAATTCCAGAAAAATAAGCTGAAAATACTTACCCTTTTATCGGTTTTACCTTTTTAGTAGAACACCAATAAATGAAATAAGAATATTGTTTCACATATTTTGGTTTTGACTTAACTGGTAGCAAATGAAAACTGGCTTCTTTAGTAGCTGCAAATAATTCTGAAGGCAAGTCATTATCAGATGTATCCATACTGAATTGTTGTAGCGAAATACGATTATCAAGATTTATGTACAACtatgcttccgccattttgcaatagatggctgtagcggtaagtggtagtcgaaatatagatcgtagatgtcatacaaaaagcttaagtatttgtaaacataacgccatcgaaatattagtcgatttgtgtctctATCATAAGGTTATTCTCGATAAAACATGTCAACTcacaagccaaattctcatcatttgagggaggttttaattttctgcttcaaaataaggaaatctgcggctgaggctcattgaatgctctcatatatctatggtgaggccgctattagtgaaagaacttgccgagagtggtttcaacgactcagaacggtgattttgacgatCAGCCTGGCGTTGGAagtgagaaggttttcgaaaatgcagaattgggggcatAACTCGATCTAGACTCGTGTCCAACGCAACAAGAATtcgcaggatcattgggagtgaccgAAAAAGCCATTTTtgaacgcctgaaagtcatggaaatgattcagaaacaaagaaattatatgctgtacgagttgaaatgttgaacgacgtttgtttgcttgtgaacagctgcttgcaaggcaaagactgaAGGGTTTTCTGTATCGAATTGTGActgagacgaaaaatgggatcattacgataatcccaagcgcataaaatcatggggatattccggccatacttccacgtcgacagcctaacctaatattcacggttccaaggtcatattcagtatttggtgggaccagccaGCGTtgtgtattataagttgttaaaaccgactgaaacaatcacaggcgatcgttatcgaacgcaatcaatgcgtttgagcggagcattgaaagacaaacggccgcaatacaacgagagatatgataaagtgattttacaacatgacaatgctcgaccccatgttgcgaaagtgatcaagacatacttgtcctaccccacccgacgtttttttcagacgttgctccctcagactatcacttcTTTCAATTAATGgctcacggcctggctgacacttccggtcttatgaagaagtaaaaaattggatcgattcgtggatcgtttcaaaagatgactagtttttcaacgcgggattcgtacgctgcccgaaagatgggagaaagtagggGCCAGCAGTGGACTATaccttgaatcataaatgtataaccaatttttacaaaaaagtctggaatttcagaaaaaaacggtggaagcaaagttgtactcctATGTAACTTCTTCAGATGTTTTCAAAGAACTGATTTAATAATTGGAAACACAATATTCAAATGGTGGtagatgaaaaatttgagaCCTTTATTTCATTAACCCAATCTAGCCTCCTAGTTCGATACACTCAACAGAGGTGAATTGGATAAATTCTGTCAGGTCATTTAGTAGAATCTCagattttctcaaataaatgtttaaccagtgttttacaataaataaaacctcgaatttcagaaaaaatgaatgacataCGAATTTCTACATGTCTTTACCTTAGTTATCTCATTATTGACGTTAGGTGCATAGAGCCATGGCAGAATTAAATTTACTCTTTAATGTTTGATTGCGGAAAAAAACCCTGCTATTTCTCTTCCAAACGCATATTCGCGCGGAAAAGAAATATCAGGGGTTTTCTTGCACAGTGTGGGAAAGTGACTCTTTGAAACTCAAGGTGAAAAGGGTTGAAAACTCATGGTTgaggaaaatataattttctcagttCGGGATTCAAAAATCTACACGTGAAATTacgtaaaaaaattacatgattacTAATTTAAACATCCCCAAAAAGGTTCTTAATATCCGCCAGTGctttacgtttttttttttttttgggagaagTTATTCGTTTCAAGTTTTTACCggctatttcaaaattcgactaTACTTTCATATATGGATAGATAACAATCGAGTTGATTTTTTAGATCTTGCCATTGCATAAATCTGCAGAATTATTGAGAGTTAATTGGTAACGattaaaaatcaattatttcaagAAGGTAAAATGGGAATTGGAGAATTAGCATGAAGAAAAAACGTCCGTAAAGGCCCGAACAATGGTTTTCTGTAAATAACGATGTGTTTCAATTCGAATCAGGGTTGTCAACTTTCGGTTTCTAAACTGATAAACTATATTGATGCGGATTGATATAGAAAAgatatgattttatttttgaccTTTCAAGgtcaatttgattttaaatGGATCAGATTCGAGGCGACATGTTTACTGGACAAAAAGTAGTGCGACATTGAAACTACGCactctatatacagggtgtcccataagtggcacgtcacagtgacaccggaggtaggtcagctaaagagggacctaaccagcctaacatgaccccagtaaaagttcatggttttcgagttattaccaaattacgttttttagtgaattttcaccttttttaacattgtcagggtcagaattctgctggtaagctctcgaagcttatttttgttgttgtaatggaatcttaaatagttatttaagatgacatgagtatgattctgtcaaaaagttatgtggatttccgtaaattaatggataaatcttgatttcaattgctagcaaaacgagaacttcgactttggaccttgaaacaaaacgagcaagtaacatcaaaaaattgggcattttagacagatttagaaatggtacaatacacgaatcttatgcccataaaactaggtattttcatcattttaccgatgccctactaaactaagttgaaactaagaaccccgctatcaggtaattttgccgcttgctatgacattacatttgataccgggctttgttattatttgttaaagtcacaatagggaaaaagatggattaggggaagcgaaaaaggaatattattgaaaaaaaaggtaaattaattaaaaacagacttaactttcgattatttatttaattcttgaatctaacttacagtaaatgttcaaactgtttccctcggactctaatgcataaatgacaccgttttataaaattacgattcaattttcttaaactaatttccgatatggtccgggctgcgtcgaatacgcgttcacgcaactcttcctcgcttcttattggtgccacttatgggacaccctgtagaagAGGCTAgccagaaaatgaaaaacaatccaAATGTGCTTCGGAAAGCAGTTCGAGATACTCTGAAACGAGCAAAAAAATGTCCAGATCAAAATGGAGGATATTTCGAGCCGTTTTTGTAGTTATTTTTCtaattatgtttttttgttcataattgcttcaaaatatacgatatcaaccaaatgcaactcaattctcaataaatagaaactgaaatagtatataCAGCTATAAGAAGGAAGTGAGGAATttctcttaaagtattcattttaggtataggttttgcttgagtaacccccactatttttgttcgtagaatcgactgaaataataaaaaatataggttctaatttgaaaatcttgagtttggaATAGTTTGAGTTGTCAAAGTTCATGATCTCCTTATGAACAccgtacagggtgggcaaatttcgatgttttagcactacaatttTTGAACCAGataagatagacaaaatctgatacccacttctcggtctctttttctgagaaactaacaagggtagtattcatttttggccaccttcttttgttttcgagttataagcgaaaattggaaaaatggcgatatcgaaaaacatttatatctccgctaatactgatgatagagctctaaaattaaaacattatacaggcacttttttacgtagaattcagtggcgtactcatattttcaaaagggtttttaattacgaagctatgacccaaagttatgttttttcaaatgggaacactagatttttgtgtcattttctgaaagcttgatttttcctgatttcaaaaatatataacatcgtatgattcggatcaatataaataatataaaatggccaaaaacctctcttcacctaagagtctcaaaatttctatggtttcaactgttgatgaacacagaaaaattgagcttcctataacaagagcagtgtccttccgtctatctgattatttctatgcttttcacttatttctacaaaattcgaatctagatatgttgtataaattttttatctaaaatttgatttggaaataacggagaaaccacaagatcgaatttttcaatcgaaagagttgtattgagatgcatgtatcaggagattatttacataggtctccagaattaATATGCACAAGTGCCAATCCATTTtgaacagcatatgaaacaatgcatatatgattgaactcaacattttaattacgaagggacaaacaagaaataatatttaacctaataatgacaacaattgcacaatgcacagtcgaaacctcttctcgatatttcaatagatgaatatttgaaactgtgttcaagctacctagaaaactttttccaagttcgtttatcttttcgaaactatttgtataaaataaatatagattcaaattttgtagaaatacataagtgaaaagcatagaaataatcagattgacggaaggacactgctcttgttatagaaaggctcatcaacagttgaaaccttAGAAATAATGAGAGAAATAatggtttttgaccattttctgttatttattttgatacgaatcatactttgggtcatagcttcgtaattaaaaacccttttgaaaagacgagcacgccactggattctaagtaaaaaagtgcctgtataatgttttaattttagagctctatcatcaatatcaacggagatatgaatgtttttcgatatcgccatttttccaattttcgcttataactcgaaaacaaaagaaggtggccaaaaatgaatactacccttgatagtttctcagaaaaagagatcgagaagtgggtatcagattttgtctgtcacctctggtttgaaagttgtagtgctaaaacatcgaaatttgcccacccgtacatttttggtccaaaccgcaaacagtcttataatactatgtatttgcagaatcgaaaaaaaaacacaattttttccaTTAGAATCCCATTAAGTCATAAACCGTTTAGTTtttactaagatgcatagaatacctggtgtgtttactgattcgattttgtttcagactttttgggagacccacctgttgctttggtgttctgcttcaccagagttctgtaagggggcgctctccaaaaattttcgaattcccgctatctgcaaggggccgtttaaaaaggaaatactgattttagacactgcaaacattcacaataaattacaattcagttcatatcgaatttttaatcaaatgaatggaatataatgactaAATCATTGCAACCAATTTCAGATGACGATAAGTATTAAGAGATTAAGCAACTTGTTGAATGAATTTGTGTGCACTTACCTCGTGAGTTAAGAGAGATGGTGTCTGTGAATTCACCCCCTAATCTGGTGGCAGAAGATGGTTATGTGGATAGGTGAAAGGGATGATTAATCTCTTCTGCACCGGCTTCGTGGTTATCACTCAATTCGAGTATCACACAATTCACTCTAAATTGCTCAATCAGTTTTTAACAGAAGAACAGGAATTGAAAATGTATAAAGATGATTAGATGAATTTTAAGTAAGCAATGAACTTAAGTTtgacaaatttttgaatagatAAGCACAGTTCGACACttgagaaaaattattaattatggcGATGTTTGTTTACCGACCGGGTTGATTCCGCGGCCGCAGGTGGcgccaacaaacaacaaattttctccAGGAAAAATTTTACAGGGTACATTCACGACGTAacaatgacagaccatagaatataaaatattattgttctatactcaaagttcacgacaagagcgtagaaatgggggatactgggggtaattacacggtgttcctgaattggagattcaaatgaaaatgacagatttccggatcattttaagaaaaaaagtcctataatatgagtccccaaacattttgttttgagatacatgttttaaagtttttttctcgtataaccttcccttcacaagatatttaatttgaatttgccatagatattccagttttcactatgtgatatacgaattttgaatgcaaatctacagggtgatatattttctggaaggatgcttgcttccttcctccaaaactatattttggtgaatggctgttagtttagaaaaatgtagaaaaaaactctggtccagtactacactttttggtttgttatagttttgtcgtatctgctatcgatttcgagaaaaagcctctagtaatcctcaggaaaatccaaattattataaagatccagctagtaagctctaatgaatgaattgataataagttttagtatttattcacccaatctgcagcgaagattaataaatatttgataaactgatataagcatcacaaaaagtacgacacactagaaacaacctgtatattgaaagcaaagcgtttgagtgctcatattcatgaaacattttttctcgaaattatccgagtaatttctcatttcctTTGGTAACTCTAATTTGAGAACATCCAgcataaggtaagaacaaccgaattagtaataaaaaaaattatttcgagtaatttggttcaaacttcgttattaaactttttttttcaacattacggatatgagtaaaagttgtcgtcaaaatttttttttcgattatccccccccaagaaaaaaaagatctacgcccttggttcacaagagtcgagaattgagacaaatgtcaaatataaacgatgtatgcgccatctgaaaaaatggcgatctctcgaaatcaagtaggtataaatctgaaaaatctcccgttttgtctgaaagttttacaggtataagtagacacaccaggttttctatgcatctcagtttttacccaaggtaccTACCTATGACATCTTGccaaaattgtcgtcaaaaaagctatcaaatttactgggtgtgccattcgaaataaggaagtattagtatgtttccggtataaccggaagttgtggagatctgaaaatattttagggagaaagatcagtatctcaaaccccaatatgcaaatttgattgcatgatttgttttccataaacgtctaaaaggtcatcccggtgaatcaccctgtatattgaaccTTATTGATGTTGGTTGGTGAGTTTCAATACAAGACAAATAGGATGTCACGAATGCTTACCATTCCATGGAACGCAGGTTTTGGCTGGCTGCTTTATGGAAATTagttttgatggttttttgGCACCCTCAGCTTCTTCATCCTGATCCTCATCTAAACTTTCTTTCACTATTCGGCACGATTTTGACAAACATACTTTTTCAGGTTTCGAGGTGATATTGAAACAGTATGATCGAGGATCAGTTACTtcaattttttccttctttcCGCTGGAATCACATGGTAACCGTGGATCACATTCCTTGGACATGATGGCGAAAAGAAggttcgaataaattaaaataaatgaaatatctaaATCCGAAAAATACCGCGCACAATATTCAATATTGTTACTCCATACTGACAGATTACAAATGAATTTCCCAAGCTGTCAAATTTTCTCACGGTAATCCTTattccttcttcttctttttttgtgataattaataatttttcccaaACTGTCAAATATTCTTACGGTAATCCTTATTCTTTCTTCTTCTCTTTTTgtgataattaataatttttcgttttgtaacaattatttattgaatattaatGTTATTATTTCTGCCCTAAAATTAGAATTGAGGCTGCATAATTACCCCCTCAACCCCCTAGATCCACCACTGTAGGTATACAAACTTGCAATTCGCTCGGAtctgaaatattagattttggtctttcgatatttttcttgataatttttatcTTGAGAATGCAATCTATGaatttatagaaataaaaacaagaaaaaatcatcaaaatgtatacattttgatgattttcataCCTACTCtttcaatattgaatataatatttctcacTGCGAATTCAGCCTACTAGTAATCTGTGCTAGTGGTTGTCTCAAATTTGAAAGATAATAAGTTCTTTCTAATGTCTTTGTAAAAAGATGATTTATAATAAATTTCCATCGAAATGATTGATTTTCACCATACTTCATTCGGAATCTAGAATACATAAATCCTGCATTGAACATATCGGCCCATTAGCTCAGTTGGTTAGAGCGTCGTGCTAATAACGCGAAGGTCGCGGGTTCGATCCCCTCATGGGCCAGTACTCTTTTTATACTTTATTCCACAAAGTAcatatgaatttttaaattctgTAATGAAATCATTTACGGTACTGAAAtggagaatagtaatttacttaacaagtccggaaaatagggtttttttggacgaatagacaaaattccaggacgagcgtaagcgagtcctggaagtctgtgagtccaaaaaaaccattttcgggcgtgttgcgtacaatattttttcggcaaccacgtaaaataacactatcgctgctgctttcctaattttattgcgattgcgatcaaaaaacatgcaaattattGACAACTacataatttcatatgaactgtcagccgttatctcggttgctatggattctatgattcttttccggcctaggccgggaagtacgtactttcctgactaggccgggaaatgctactttctcagagaaaaagcgtcagggaagtgagcacttcccggacggttgccgaaaaaagttttTACTCGTTTACCCATATCATAGGGAGCATCCTTTTCACCatcaatcagtttttttttttatttttaagatACACGTATTCAAATAAAAGTCTTAAGTTTAAGACGAATAGAGGAAGAAATGAAGCACAAACTTTTCACATattatattcgatatttttataCATAAATCAAGAAAACAATCACAGCAAATAGATAAGCATGTAGCATGTATTCAGGTCTAGATGAAGAGTTGCAGGCATCATCGAAACATTGACAGTTTCTTTCTTTCTTGAAATCCGTATCTGATCTCCAACAATGATCCTTCGCCTCGTTGTGGACTATCCACCCACAGCTACGTCGTACTCTCTCGGTCTGTTCCTCATTGTCAActtagtattgaaaaaaaaaggaaaagaatTAAATAAGAtaagctatacagggtgtcccgtaaagatcacgtcaaaccgagggagaatgtagatcaaagga
This window contains:
- the LOC123681948 gene encoding uncharacterized protein LOC123681948 yields the protein MKLSTSIQIFVLLSFYFLTAVYALKCFQCNSFDNPECLTLNSNDTNSAHYKECPKSKNATFCRKIYQQIDNEEQTERVRRSCGWIVHNEAKDHCWRSDTDFKKERNCQCFDDACNSSSRPEYMLHAYLFAVIVFLIYV